GAAGACCGGGTTGGCGATCCCGGTCAGGACTTCCTGCATCTTGCCCTTGTTCGCCTCCAGGATGGCGAGCGTGACGGCCGTGTCCGGCGCGCCCCAGGAGTCGATCTGCTTCTGCTCGAAGGCCAGCCTGGCGGCCGCCGGGTCGGCGAACAGGCCGATCGGCAGGATCATGCCGTCGAGCAAGGGCTCTCCCTTGCGGAAGTGGTCCGGGTTCTTCTTGATGTGGACGTCCTCGTTGGCACGCCATTGCCTGATCATGAAGGGGCCGGTTGCCGGCATGGCGTCGGTGCGCAGCGTGTTGTGGTCTTTTTCGAAGGCCTCCGTGGCCTCGCGGTTGGGGACAGTCGAGCGGAACGCTGCCAGCGTGTGCAGGAAGTCGGCCTGCACGCTCGGCAGGGTGACCTTGATCGTGAAGTCGTCGGTCGCCTCTACCTTCGAGTCCTTGTAGATCGATTGGAAGCGGAACGGGACTTCGGAACCGTCCGCGAGCTTCCCGGCCGCCTGGCGCTCGAAGTGCCACTTGATGTCCTGCGCGTTCAGCTGCCGCCCTTTGGTGAGCGGCGTCTCCTGCCACTTCACGTCTCTGCGGATCCGGAAAGTGTACGTCTGGGCGTCCGGCGTCTCCCACCTCTCCGCCAGGTCGCCGCCGATCACTCCCGCGTCCGGGTTCTCATAGCGGACCACCTTGCTCAGGACGTAGTTCGAGAGCCACTGCACCTCGTCCCTGAAGGCGCGGTGCACGTCCACCGAGTCGAACTGCGAGCCGCCGAGCCAGATGTTACGCTGCACGCCCCCGGCGACTGGCGTCTTGCCTCCAGTCTGTCCCTGGCCCTGCTGGCCGGAGGTCCCTTTCTCGTCGCCGCCGCACCCGACTGCGCCGAGGGCGGCCGCGCCCACTCCGATCGTTGCGGCGCCCAGGAGCGCGCGCCGCCGCGTGATCTCGCGCCTCGAGAACCTGCTCCAGTAACCGGGCGTTGCCATGAGCTCCTCCTTGGCCTTGCCGTTCGCAGAGGCTCCGCGAGGTCCTCCGCGGGCTCTTCATCCGCCGACAAGACTCCTTACCGGAGGGTCATCGGCTTGTCGAATTGAGGGATTGTAAGCGTTTACTCAAACTACGCTTGCGCGCCTTCCTTGGTTCTGCAAAGAATTGCCACTTGGCCCTCCTTTGTCAATAGGCCTCGCCTCGCCGAAGCAGTCGCGTGGCAAGATGATATTCCACCAGGCGATATAATCGCGACCTGCGCCTCCTTGTCAATAGGCCGCGCCAAGGTTGCCTGGCTGCCTTCCTTCGGGTAGAAAACTCCGAGATGACGAGCACCAACTCAGCTCCCGCCAGCGGGGTCCGCGGCTCCTTGCCTCTCCGGCTACGGGACTGCCTGGAGACCTCGACGTACAAGGCCGTCCTACCGCCGGAGCACGGCCCGTGACCCTTCGCGCCGTGATCTTCGACTTCGACTTCACGCTAGTCGACTCATCCCGCGGCTTCATCGACTGCCACGAGTACGCCTGTCGCCACCTGGACCTGCCGGCGGTCAGCCCGGAAGCGTCTATGGCCCTGATGGGGACGCCTCTTCTGGAGGCCTTCAAGCTGCTGTTCCCGGCCGAGCACCACCCGGCCGCAGACGACTACGTCAAGCTCTGGCAGATGCGCGCCGACGAGGTCATGACCGACCTCACCGAGGTCTTCCCGGACGCGCCTCGCACGGTGGCGGAATTGCGGCGTCAGGGCCTCAGGCTCGGCATCGTCAGCCAGAAGCTGAGGCGGCGCATCGAGGCGGTCCTCGAGCGCGACGGCCTCGCCGCCTGCTTTGATGTCGTCATCGGCGGCGAGGACATCTCCGAGTTCAAGCCTCACCCCGAGGGCCTGGAGAAAGCCCTCGCCAGCCTCGGCGCCCTCCCGGCCGAAGCGATGTACGTCGGCGACACAGTCATCGACGCTCAGGCGGCCGCCAACGCCCACGTGCCTTTCGTCGCGGTGCTCAGCGGTGTCACCCCGGCGGAAGCGTTTCTCCCCTTCAAGCCCCTTGCCGTGCTGGCGGACATCAGAGGACTGCCCGAGCTGTGCCGAAGCTCCTGCTGATCAAGCACTCCCTGCCGGACGTGCGTCCGGAGCATCCGCCTTCACGCTGGCGCCTTTCTCCCGAGGGCTCGCGCCGGGCGCTCGACCTCGCGGAAGCGCTCCGGCTGTTCGGCCTCGCCCGCCTCTACGCCAGCAGCGAGCCGAAGGCGTCTCAGACCGCGGCCCTCGTGGCCGAGCGCCTCGGCGTCCCCTGGGAGGCGCGCGGAGGACTCGAGGAGCACCACCGCGACCATGAGCCCTTCCTGCCGGAGGAGGAGTTTCAGGAGCGCGTCGCAGCGTTGTTCGCCCGCCCTTCCGAGCGGGTCTTCGGGGATGAATCCGCCGACGAAGCACGGGCGCGGTTCGCCGCCGCCGTGGAGGCGCTGGTGGCGGACGACGACGTTGGCATCGTCGCCCATGGCACCGTGATCAGCCTCCTCGTCGCCGCGAAGTCTGGCCTCGACGCCTTCTCACTGTGGCGACGCCTTGGCCTGCCATCGTATGTGGTGCTGGAGACGCCCTCCTGGCGGGTCGTGGAGGTCGTAGAGGAAGTAGAGGACTAGCGCACTTCGGCAAGTAGGCCGTAGCTGACGTCACCGGCGGCAAAGAAGAGCCTGATTTCGACGACGTACCTGCCGGGAGGGAGGTCGAGCCCGAACTCCACCCTGTCGGCTGACACCGACGCATCGAGGCGCCTTCCGGTGCCCGGCTGGAGGCTCCAGACCAGTTCGGCGCCTGTGGTACTCAGGGGCTGAGGCGGCGCCTGCCAGGCATTGACGCTGCCTTCTCGGATCGTCGTTCCGGCCGCCGGATTCGCCACGGTGACCCCTGCGCCGCGTGGCACGACTAGCGCCTGGCTGCCGGTGACCGGCCCTACCGCGTCGACACAGAGCCCGCCGCGCGACGGCTCGGTCCAACAGTAGGTGCCGATGCCCAGGACGGCCATCGCGCCGCCAGCGGCGCTGGCCCTTGCCTGCGGCGGGCGCACCAGCGGGACAGGCCGGGCGGACGGCGTGGCAGTTGCGCCGGCGACCCTGGTCTCCTCCGGCGCCCGTGGTGTCGAGCCAGGAGAGGTCCCCCCGGCGCCGTCGCCGCACGCGGCCAGAACCACGGCGAGGAAGCACGACAGCGTAAGCAAGGATCGCATCACTGCTGTCAAGACGTCT
This region of Dehalococcoidia bacterium genomic DNA includes:
- a CDS encoding ABC transporter substrate-binding protein; this encodes MATPGYWSRFSRREITRRRALLGAATIGVGAAALGAVGCGGDEKGTSGQQGQGQTGGKTPVAGGVQRNIWLGGSQFDSVDVHRAFRDEVQWLSNYVLSKVVRYENPDAGVIGGDLAERWETPDAQTYTFRIRRDVKWQETPLTKGRQLNAQDIKWHFERQAAGKLADGSEVPFRFQSIYKDSKVEATDDFTIKVTLPSVQADFLHTLAAFRSTVPNREATEAFEKDHNTLRTDAMPATGPFMIRQWRANEDVHIKKNPDHFRKGEPLLDGMILPIGLFADPAAARLAFEQKQIDSWGAPDTAVTLAILEANKGKMQEVLTGIANPVFLHLNMNTQFKDVRLVRAVNAAVDRRLMIQTFHAGLGQVSGPVTWIQDGWALKPEELVKYPGYRVTRDEDIREARQLWSAGGGPALGDVDIKSIDTWLGPYPDTQQFIVKMFNEALGVTQFKSTRGTYNDDVIPLLPRGTFANWLAWTSQVSTPDPRQGLFITFNSKGSGNYQNVRNAELDKLTADALATVDETKAKSLITQAQKIILDNGQYGNIMLYNYIGRSAFWNYYHPFLKDPGGPGKPASGWALFAGHLHAGRGWIDPSDPTYDPAIRNRAVV
- a CDS encoding HAD-IA family hydrolase, whose protein sequence is MTLRAVIFDFDFTLVDSSRGFIDCHEYACRHLDLPAVSPEASMALMGTPLLEAFKLLFPAEHHPAADDYVKLWQMRADEVMTDLTEVFPDAPRTVAELRRQGLRLGIVSQKLRRRIEAVLERDGLAACFDVVIGGEDISEFKPHPEGLEKALASLGALPAEAMYVGDTVIDAQAAANAHVPFVAVLSGVTPAEAFLPFKPLAVLADIRGLPELCRSSC
- a CDS encoding histidine phosphatase family protein gives rise to the protein MPKLLLIKHSLPDVRPEHPPSRWRLSPEGSRRALDLAEALRLFGLARLYASSEPKASQTAALVAERLGVPWEARGGLEEHHRDHEPFLPEEEFQERVAALFARPSERVFGDESADEARARFAAAVEALVADDDVGIVAHGTVISLLVAAKSGLDAFSLWRRLGLPSYVVLETPSWRVVEVVEEVED